In bacterium, the DNA window GGAATGAAGGCAGATAACGGCTTTGGCAACAACCAGATTGATCTCTACAAATCCTCGATGGCCTGCAATCGGCATGTCAATCCAGCGGTAGAGACCTGGCTTTAGTTTTTCCAAAATGCCGCTTTCAACTGCTTCGCGAACAGTGCTGGTGTGCACGCCAGATGCTTTGAGGTCTGGGAGATAGGCGTACCCAGCGTGAGTGCTGAAAATTTTATAAAGGTCGGGCATGTAACGCGTTTCTTATTTCTGCACATATAGATATATGCAGAAAAAAAGAACATTGCAGGAGGTAAAATAATTTATGGTTAAGATGGAGGATTCATTAGAAAAGCAAGCATCCTACGGGCAAAAGGCAAAAATTTTATCCAAGCTTTTGAAGAATAAAAGGATCCATTATCAGCCACTGGTCAACCTATGCTCAAGGGATGGGATCACGCGCTTGCCTCAGAAAGAAGTGGAAAATTATCTGATTTTGTAAGGCGTTTTTTTAGCCTGGTCAACCAAGTTTGCTGGCCAGGAGATCAGCACAGTGAGACGAGGATTTAGTTCAGGGCCTTGGCAAGGTTGCGTAGGTTCCCTCAGGTTCAGGATTTTAGCCAAATCATGATTTACTTACAGTCTGACCGGTTCAATCCCGATCCGGTCGCACCATCCGAGAAAAGTTTGATACATCGCGTCCAGCGCTTGGATATTTTTTTTCTTGAGCTTGATTTTCTTGTTCCGGGTGATCCGTTCGATCGGCAGCCCTCTTTTCTGCAGAAAATATTTAGAGCTCGCCGGGTACCCATTGGCGATCACCGCCTCGGCCCGGGTCAATTGCTCCTGCATATAGAGCACCTCTTCTTGCTTTTCCGGGCGGGTGGCGTTGTCGCACATCCATACCAGTATTTCCGGATAAAAATTGCCAGAGACCGCGGACATCCCTTTCGCGCCCGCCTGCAGCGAGCGCATGGTGTTCGCCGTGCAGGCATCATAAAACTCTAAACGGCTGTTTTTGGCAAGGTCTATTTTGACTTTCACTTTGTCGAAAACGATGGTGGTGTCTTTGTGATAGATCACCCGCTTGGTGGACAGCAAATAGGTGAACACAGCAGGGGTAATAATCCGCTTGTATGGTCGCGGGCATTCGTAGGTTCCCATCGGAATGGCAGCGGTCAGGTCAAAGAATTTTGCAAACCGGCTGATCAGCACTTCATCGCTCTCTTTTTTTCCGGCAAAATGGCCGGAGATCATGATGACCGCGTTGATGCCGGTCTGGTAGATTCTTTTGGCGAACTCGGCTTTGTCTTCCAGCGAATCGCCAAAAGAGCCGCTGGCCACCACGGGCATGGCGCCGGACACGTGGCGGACGACATGGCGGGTTATGGATAACCTCTCCTCTTCCGTCAGCGCAAACATCTCACTGCTCTGGCAATTGGCAAATAAACCTTTCGCCCCTGCCGCCAGATAAAAATCGGTCAGCCGGGAAAGACCATCGTAATCGACGCGGCCATCCAAAGTGAACGGCGTGATCATGACAGGAACGAACTTTTTTTCGCTCATTACCGGGTGGGCGTCATCGCTGCAGGGCGCAGGATCGTTCATGGGGCCCTGCGCTTTTTTATCTGTGCCTGCCGCCAGGGTTGCACCCAGGGCGCTCGCGCCCACGGCGCCGGCGGCCAGGGTGGAGAGAAAAGCCCGTCTGGACGATTCTGATGGATGTGTCATAGCCATTCTTTTCCTTTGTTTAGCGGACGCCGTGTTCCAATCCGCACACGATTGGATAATGTAAGAGATTCAAATAAAAAGGACAACTCATTTCGCGCGCCGGCCGCGAGGATCATTCGGATA includes these proteins:
- a CDS encoding dihydrodipicolinate synthase family protein, encoding MSEKKFVPVMITPFTLDGRVDYDGLSRLTDFYLAAGAKGLFANCQSSEMFALTEEERLSITRHVVRHVSGAMPVVASGSFGDSLEDKAEFAKRIYQTGINAVIMISGHFAGKKESDEVLISRFAKFFDLTAAIPMGTYECPRPYKRIITPAVFTYLLSTKRVIYHKDTTIVFDKVKVKIDLAKNSRLEFYDACTANTMRSLQAGAKGMSAVSGNFYPEILVWMCDNATRPEKQEEVLYMQEQLTRAEAVIANGYPASSKYFLQKRGLPIERITRNKKIKLKKKNIQALDAMYQTFLGWCDRIGIEPVRL
- a CDS encoding type IV toxin-antitoxin system AbiEi family antitoxin domain-containing protein; translated protein: MPDLYKIFSTHAGYAYLPDLKASGVHTSTVREAVESGILEKLKPGLYRWIDMPIAGHRGFVEINLVVAKAVICLHSALAYYELRLTQP